A single genomic interval of Syntrophobotulus glycolicus DSM 8271 harbors:
- a CDS encoding efflux RND transporter periplasmic adaptor subunit, whose amino-acid sequence MSGEQLNISQRKSGVFQDFFLKKYSLFKNPKRKRLLIFVFVLCLIVLFSLVYSFLPLQGRLLTVTPQEFSKGFTEEAQVLPSNELLIYNQVDGKIKTISVQNGDQVKKGQVLLEIDTVDLSYQLSALTAQLGSIEGQRQQTGGASAEANINQQRLLLEQAEKDALAQEQSLNRAKALYGTGAISLVQFEEEERLNEKARNNLAQQKNALELLNHNKSGSELYFDSQKNALSAQISQLTEKIKNARISAPQDGYIKDLTFKEGSMISLGQYLLSVYQNQGYKLESYVLASDVLGIRSGDPVELVQDTGDGKKTLAAKIEHIDSSAVERISPLGLTENRVKVTLLLQSNAPVVLGSSMDARFTTAQESNQLIVPKTAVFSYQDGYAVWTVEQGKAKIQPVTKGLENDQSVIIQEGLTAGALVLLDTELTGLKEGKRINAG is encoded by the coding sequence ATGAGTGGAGAACAGTTGAACATTTCTCAGCGCAAATCCGGGGTATTTCAAGATTTTTTCTTGAAAAAATACTCTTTGTTCAAAAACCCGAAAAGAAAAAGATTGCTGATTTTCGTTTTTGTGCTCTGCCTTATTGTCCTTTTTAGCCTAGTCTACAGTTTCTTACCTCTGCAAGGAAGGCTGCTGACTGTCACTCCTCAAGAATTCAGCAAGGGATTTACGGAAGAGGCTCAGGTTCTCCCGTCCAATGAATTATTAATTTACAATCAGGTTGATGGAAAAATAAAAACCATTTCTGTGCAAAACGGGGATCAGGTTAAGAAAGGCCAGGTCCTTCTGGAAATTGATACTGTTGATTTAAGCTATCAGCTGAGTGCCCTCACTGCCCAATTGGGCAGTATTGAGGGACAACGCCAGCAGACCGGCGGCGCATCCGCCGAAGCGAATATCAACCAACAAAGATTGCTGCTTGAACAAGCGGAAAAAGATGCTCTGGCCCAAGAGCAGTCCCTTAACCGTGCCAAAGCCCTCTATGGGACCGGTGCCATTTCCCTTGTTCAATTTGAGGAAGAGGAACGCCTGAATGAAAAGGCCAGGAATAACCTGGCCCAGCAAAAAAATGCCTTGGAGCTGCTCAACCATAACAAATCAGGTTCGGAATTATATTTTGACAGTCAAAAAAATGCGCTAAGCGCTCAAATTTCCCAGTTAACAGAAAAAATCAAAAATGCCAGGATTTCAGCTCCCCAAGATGGCTATATTAAGGATCTGACCTTTAAAGAAGGTTCCATGATCTCTTTGGGGCAGTACCTGCTGAGTGTTTATCAAAACCAGGGCTACAAGCTGGAAAGCTACGTCCTGGCCAGTGATGTCCTGGGAATCCGATCCGGGGACCCTGTGGAGCTGGTTCAAGACACGGGCGACGGGAAAAAAACCTTAGCGGCTAAAATTGAACACATAGATTCTTCCGCTGTTGAGCGAATTTCCCCTCTCGGTCTGACAGAAAACCGGGTTAAGGTTACCCTGCTTCTCCAGAGTAATGCTCCTGTTGTTCTGGGAAGCAGCATGGATGCCCGATTTACGACTGCTCAGGAATCCAATCAGCTTATTGTCCCAAAAACCGCGGTTTTTTCTTATCAGGACGGCTATGCGGTATGGACTGTCGAACAGGGAAAAGCAAAAATCCAACCCGTTACCAAAGGGTTGGAAAATGATCAGTCGGTGATTATTCAAGAAGGTCTGACTGCCGGAGCTCTGGTTTTGCTCGATACTGAATTGACGGGGCTTAAGGAAGGAAAACGGATTAATGCCGGTTAA
- a CDS encoding reverse transcriptase/maturase family protein: MNNVITAKPLHERDAIMTNTTKSPLFDAVVDYDNIAKGYRETQRGARKFQKEAVIFDMCRERNLVHLWRDLKDEEYEVGKYIRFKVFEPKERNISAPHIRDKTVQFAVHSVLKEVYKPVFIKGSFACQEDKGNHRAVEHLQHNMRLCKWKHGGGWILKIDVKKFFYSIDRDILKRILQKKIKDEKLLRLLNKIIDSSPEGEKGIPLGNVTSQDMANIYLDKLDQYCVRFLKVKYYTRYMDDVCIVTPTKEQAQEYLKKIKTFLEERLGLETNQKTKIFPLEQGVNAYGFKIWTTHRLLRDKSKQAMKRRIKRMDEKQKAGEMTKKEVVQAVSSWLGYARWSCSFNLCKKIFAPYPYIKVEGEIYFGRISRNNQSRRPVQERSNPTSPH, translated from the coding sequence ATGAACAATGTCATAACTGCCAAGCCGCTTCATGAAAGGGATGCCATTATGACGAACACTACTAAAAGCCCGCTGTTTGACGCAGTTGTTGACTACGACAACATAGCGAAAGGATACCGTGAGACACAACGAGGAGCGCGGAAATTCCAAAAGGAAGCCGTCATCTTCGATATGTGCAGGGAGAGGAATCTCGTCCACTTGTGGCGAGACCTCAAGGATGAAGAATATGAGGTCGGGAAGTACATTCGATTCAAGGTTTTCGAGCCGAAAGAGAGAAATATCTCCGCTCCTCATATTCGGGACAAGACCGTGCAATTCGCGGTTCACAGCGTTCTCAAGGAAGTCTATAAGCCGGTATTTATCAAAGGCTCGTTTGCTTGCCAAGAGGACAAAGGGAATCACAGGGCGGTCGAACACCTTCAGCATAACATGAGGTTGTGCAAATGGAAGCACGGCGGAGGATGGATTCTCAAAATAGATGTCAAAAAGTTCTTTTACTCTATCGACAGGGACATCCTGAAGAGAATCCTTCAAAAGAAAATCAAGGACGAAAAACTTCTCCGGCTCCTTAACAAAATCATTGACTCAAGCCCGGAAGGAGAAAAAGGAATACCGCTCGGGAACGTGACCTCGCAGGACATGGCGAACATCTACCTCGACAAGCTCGACCAGTATTGCGTGAGGTTCCTCAAGGTGAAGTATTACACCCGGTACATGGACGATGTTTGCATCGTGACGCCAACGAAGGAACAGGCCCAGGAGTACCTCAAAAAAATCAAGACGTTCCTTGAGGAGCGACTCGGGCTTGAGACTAACCAAAAGACCAAGATTTTCCCGTTGGAGCAGGGCGTCAATGCCTATGGCTTCAAAATCTGGACGACTCACCGCCTATTGAGGGATAAATCAAAACAGGCGATGAAGCGACGCATTAAGCGTATGGACGAAAAGCAAAAGGCCGGGGAAATGACCAAGAAGGAAGTCGTTCAGGCCGTGAGCTCATGGCTCGGATATGCACGCTGGTCATGCAGCTTCAACCTCTGCAAGAAGATTTTCGCACCATACCCCTATATCAAAGTGGAAGGAGAGATTTATTTTGGCAGAATATCTCGGAACAATCAATCTCGGCGGCCTGTACAAGAGCGGAGTAATCCAACCTCGCCCCACTAA
- a CDS encoding pyruvate carboxylase gives MIKHFNKVLVANRGEIAIRVFRACKELGIQTIAIYSEEDKYALFRLRADESYLIGKKKKPIEVYLGMEEIIDLAVRKGADAIHPGYGFLSENPEFAQKCFEAGIEFIGPSVHSMVNMGDKIKSKLLAHKVGVPTVPGIDKPMQSVREAILFAEDYGYPVILKAAAGGGGRGMRVVYSQKDLEREFYSAQNESRKAFGIDEIFIEKYLDRPKHIEVQILADKHGQIVHLYERDCSIQRRHQKILEFAPAIAISAALRERLCNDALKIARAAEYINAGTIEFLVDKNENHYFIEMNPRIQVEHTITEMITGIDIVQSQVLIAQGYPLDSPEIGIPSQESVDLRGYSIQCRITTEDPLANFAPDTGKIETYRTSSGFGIRLDGGNGYTGSTISPYYDSLLVKIISWSRTFENATRKAIRSIKEINIKGVKTNEAFLINVLNHERFLSGECDTHFIDDTPELFDIKPKKDYETKILRFIGEKIVNEVRNTKKDYNIAPVPKITVPENLTGLRQILQEKGARGFAAWVKNQEKLLLTDTSYRDAHQSLLATKVRTKDMLKIAEATSVLAKDLFSLEMWGGATFDVSYRFLRESPWRRLQALRKLIPNIPFQMLLRGSNAVGYTNYPDNLIRAFIQESAEQGIDIFRIFDSLNWLKGMEIAFDEVLKTGKVAEVCFCYTGDILDEKRDKFSLQYYVNIAKEIERMGAHILGIKDMAGLLKPYAAAKLIRALKEEISIPIHLHTHDTSGNGVATLLMAAEEGVDIVDTAFNPLAGLTSQPALNSIVAALENTELDTGINLMDIQKICSYWREARSVYTQFESELKSGTAEVYKYEIPGGQYSNLKPQVESFGLGHKFQEIKEMYREVNDLLGDIIKVTPTSKVVGDLAIFMVQNGLNSENILEKGRNLAFPDSVVDYFRGMMGQPLGGFPEDLQSMVLKGEKPITCRPGEILKDIDLDHITEKLNSEFMSEANIRNAISYALYPKVYSDYLQSLSEYGHLYNLESHVFFYGLREGETCEIDLDEGKVMILKLVEVHAVDEEGYKNVVFEVNGNRREMKIFDKNFEESEKIDKTLMADPNNPSEVGSSISGSIAKIFVSEGEKVTKKQSLIIIDAMKMETNLIAPVDGEIEKIFISEGQLVKSGQLILKIKQDS, from the coding sequence ATGATTAAACATTTTAATAAAGTATTAGTGGCCAACCGAGGGGAAATTGCGATAAGAGTCTTCAGGGCCTGCAAGGAACTGGGAATTCAAACGATTGCGATTTATTCCGAAGAAGACAAGTATGCTTTATTCAGGCTCAGAGCGGACGAATCCTATTTGATCGGCAAAAAGAAAAAGCCGATTGAGGTTTATCTGGGGATGGAAGAAATTATTGACCTCGCTGTGCGTAAAGGAGCAGATGCCATTCATCCCGGCTATGGTTTCTTATCGGAAAATCCGGAGTTTGCCCAAAAATGTTTTGAGGCAGGAATTGAGTTTATCGGTCCTTCGGTTCATTCCATGGTCAATATGGGGGATAAGATCAAATCCAAACTCCTGGCCCACAAGGTCGGAGTACCTACCGTCCCGGGGATTGATAAACCGATGCAATCCGTCCGGGAAGCGATCCTTTTCGCTGAGGATTACGGGTACCCTGTCATTCTGAAAGCGGCGGCAGGCGGCGGAGGCCGGGGCATGAGAGTGGTTTACAGTCAGAAAGACCTGGAACGCGAATTTTACAGTGCCCAAAATGAATCCCGTAAAGCTTTCGGCATTGACGAGATTTTCATTGAGAAATATCTGGATAGGCCCAAACATATCGAGGTCCAGATCCTTGCCGATAAACACGGTCAGATCGTTCATTTATATGAACGGGACTGTTCTATTCAAAGAAGGCATCAAAAAATTCTGGAATTTGCCCCCGCTATCGCGATATCCGCGGCATTGCGGGAAAGGCTGTGCAATGACGCCCTGAAAATCGCCCGGGCAGCGGAGTATATTAATGCCGGCACCATAGAGTTTTTGGTGGACAAAAACGAAAACCACTATTTTATTGAAATGAACCCCCGCATCCAGGTCGAACATACCATTACGGAGATGATTACGGGTATTGACATTGTCCAAAGCCAGGTCTTAATTGCTCAAGGCTACCCGCTTGATTCCCCGGAAATCGGCATACCTTCCCAGGAATCGGTCGATCTCAGAGGCTACTCCATCCAGTGCCGCATAACAACAGAAGACCCTTTGGCAAACTTTGCCCCCGATACAGGCAAAATAGAGACGTACCGGACAAGCTCAGGTTTTGGCATCCGGCTGGACGGCGGAAACGGCTACACAGGATCAACCATATCTCCCTATTACGACAGCCTGCTGGTAAAGATTATTTCCTGGTCCAGAACTTTTGAAAATGCGACGAGAAAAGCAATTCGTTCAATTAAGGAAATTAATATCAAGGGTGTAAAAACAAATGAAGCCTTTCTGATTAATGTTCTTAACCATGAAAGATTCCTGAGCGGGGAATGCGACACTCATTTTATTGATGATACGCCCGAGCTTTTTGACATCAAACCGAAAAAAGATTATGAAACCAAGATTCTCAGGTTCATCGGTGAAAAAATTGTCAATGAAGTCAGAAATACCAAAAAGGACTACAATATCGCCCCTGTTCCCAAAATAACCGTGCCGGAAAATTTGACGGGCCTCAGACAAATTTTGCAGGAGAAAGGGGCCCGGGGATTTGCCGCCTGGGTAAAAAACCAGGAGAAGCTGCTTTTGACCGATACCTCTTATCGTGATGCCCACCAGTCTTTACTGGCGACCAAGGTCAGAACCAAGGACATGCTGAAGATCGCGGAGGCCACTTCTGTTCTGGCTAAGGATTTATTTTCCCTTGAAATGTGGGGAGGAGCTACCTTTGATGTTTCCTACAGGTTCTTAAGAGAGTCTCCCTGGAGAAGACTGCAGGCTTTGCGAAAGCTTATTCCCAATATTCCGTTTCAAATGCTTCTCAGGGGGTCCAATGCCGTTGGTTATACCAATTATCCCGATAACCTGATCAGAGCCTTTATCCAGGAATCGGCGGAACAGGGCATTGATATTTTCCGAATCTTTGACAGCCTGAACTGGCTTAAAGGGATGGAGATTGCTTTTGATGAAGTCCTCAAGACCGGCAAGGTCGCCGAAGTGTGTTTTTGTTATACCGGCGATATATTGGATGAAAAACGGGATAAATTCTCTTTGCAGTATTATGTAAACATCGCTAAGGAAATCGAACGAATGGGCGCTCATATCCTCGGGATCAAAGATATGGCCGGGCTGCTCAAGCCATATGCCGCCGCCAAGCTGATTCGGGCCCTCAAAGAAGAAATCTCTATTCCGATCCACCTTCATACTCATGATACCAGCGGCAATGGCGTGGCTACTCTGCTGATGGCTGCCGAAGAGGGCGTAGATATTGTGGATACTGCCTTTAACCCCCTAGCAGGCTTGACCAGCCAGCCGGCTTTGAACTCCATCGTCGCCGCTTTGGAAAACACCGAGCTTGATACAGGGATCAATCTGATGGATATTCAAAAGATCTGCAGCTACTGGCGGGAAGCGCGAAGTGTGTACACCCAGTTTGAATCGGAATTAAAATCCGGGACGGCCGAGGTCTATAAATATGAAATCCCCGGCGGGCAGTATTCCAACCTTAAGCCCCAGGTTGAAAGCTTTGGTCTGGGCCATAAATTTCAAGAAATCAAGGAAATGTACCGGGAGGTGAATGATCTTCTCGGAGATATCATCAAAGTGACCCCGACGTCCAAAGTGGTCGGAGACCTGGCCATATTTATGGTGCAAAACGGTCTGAACAGCGAGAACATTTTGGAAAAAGGGAGGAACCTCGCTTTTCCCGATTCTGTCGTCGACTATTTTCGCGGTATGATGGGCCAGCCGCTCGGCGGTTTTCCCGAAGATCTGCAAAGCATGGTTTTAAAGGGGGAAAAACCGATCACTTGCCGGCCCGGGGAAATCCTCAAGGATATCGATCTTGACCATATTACGGAGAAGCTCAACTCGGAGTTTATGTCCGAAGCCAACATCAGAAACGCCATAAGCTATGCTCTCTATCCCAAGGTATACAGTGATTATCTGCAGTCTTTATCAGAATACGGCCACCTTTATAACCTGGAGAGCCACGTCTTCTTCTATGGCCTGCGGGAGGGTGAAACCTGTGAGATTGACCTTGATGAAGGAAAAGTAATGATTCTCAAGCTTGTAGAGGTTCATGCCGTTGATGAGGAAGGCTATAAAAACGTCGTCTTTGAGGTCAATGGAAACAGGCGGGAAATGAAGATATTTGATAAGAATTTCGAAGAAAGCGAAAAAATCGATAAAACTCTTATGGCTGATCCGAATAATCCGTCTGAGGTCGGTTCTTCCATTTCCGGAAGCATAGCGAAAATATTTGTCAGTGAAGGAGAAAAGGTCACCAAGAAACAAAGCCTGATTATTATTGACGCCATGAAAATGGAAACCAATCTGATCGCGCCTGTTGACGGAGAAATTGAGAAGATCTTTATCTCCGAGGGCCAGCTGGTTAAGTCCGGCCAGCTTATCCTCAAAATAAAACAGGATTCCTGA
- the avd gene encoding diversity-generating retroelement protein Avd: protein MLQKKAEIFLDRIYPLLRNFPQSEKFCLCQEIKQACYRVIRNTMMYSALKTDDRIHYLREVDADLKLLLIHFGMARNQKYITQKKAYELQEKISELGRICGGLIKAHYGKK from the coding sequence ATGCTTCAGAAGAAAGCTGAAATCTTCCTTGACAGGATTTATCCCCTTTTGAGGAACTTCCCGCAGTCCGAGAAGTTTTGCCTCTGCCAAGAGATAAAACAGGCATGTTACAGGGTCATCCGAAACACTATGATGTACAGCGCACTCAAGACGGATGACCGCATCCATTACCTCCGGGAGGTGGACGCAGACCTGAAGCTCCTGCTCATTCATTTTGGGATGGCGAGGAATCAGAAGTACATCACCCAAAAGAAAGCCTATGAGCTGCAAGAGAAAATCTCCGAGCTCGGGCGCATATGCGGGGGTCTGATAAAGGCCCACTACGGGAAAAAGTAA
- a CDS encoding CD1375 family protein — protein sequence MAAVKNYMIPVYAALIKREKRDIESLPEEYIVPVAEYLAAEVEGA from the coding sequence ATGGCAGCAGTCAAGAATTACATGATTCCCGTATACGCTGCACTCATTAAGAGGGAGAAAAGGGACATCGAGTCCCTCCCTGAAGAGTACATCGTCCCGGTGGCTGAGTATCTGGCGGCTGAAGTGGAAGGCGCATAG
- a CDS encoding ABC transporter ATP-binding protein → MTVLLEGKDIRKTYQTGEVTVAVLKGLNFQILQGEFIVVLGQSGSGKTTLLNILGGMTKATSGELFYKGHPLHQASDKELTLYRRNEVGFVFQHYNLMSNLTAYENVKLAWEIAENPLSIEEILGDVGLKDWSAHFPSQLSGGQQQRIAIARAIVKNPELLLCDEPTGALDIQTGIQVLKALQKLNREYRKTVLIITHNAEISKMSNRVFYLKDGLLDRIVVNEHQIQPEDITW, encoded by the coding sequence ATGACGGTCCTGCTCGAGGGTAAAGACATCCGCAAGACCTATCAGACCGGCGAAGTAACGGTAGCTGTTTTAAAGGGACTTAACTTTCAAATTCTGCAGGGGGAGTTTATTGTCGTTCTCGGCCAAAGCGGCTCAGGCAAAACTACCCTGCTTAATATTTTGGGGGGCATGACCAAGGCCACCTCCGGCGAGCTTTTCTATAAAGGACATCCGCTTCATCAAGCCAGTGATAAAGAGCTGACTCTTTACCGCCGCAATGAAGTGGGTTTTGTTTTTCAGCACTATAATCTGATGTCTAACCTGACCGCTTACGAAAATGTCAAGCTGGCTTGGGAAATTGCCGAAAATCCTTTGTCTATTGAGGAAATCTTAGGGGATGTGGGCCTTAAGGACTGGTCCGCCCATTTTCCTTCCCAGCTTTCCGGCGGGCAGCAGCAAAGGATTGCCATAGCCCGGGCCATTGTCAAAAATCCGGAGCTCCTTCTTTGTGATGAACCTACAGGGGCTTTGGATATTCAGACGGGGATTCAGGTTCTCAAAGCTCTCCAAAAGCTGAATAGGGAATACCGCAAAACCGTACTGATCATTACTCATAATGCGGAAATCTCTAAGATGTCTAACCGGGTTTTTTATCTGAAAGACGGTCTCCTGGACCGGATTGTTGTCAATGAGCATCAGATTCAGCCTGAAGATATTACATGGTAA
- a CDS encoding ABC transporter permease has protein sequence MAVLNRKTIREIKENRGVYFACMVVIAIGLIAYASMSIVLENLQRAQNVFYTETHFADGFIQLTGYPENKVSGLSHISGIDVIEGRIVKDVRIFEEKTDSNRSLRLVSLNTSDPKLDLVHLSSGRIPEDNSAEMLVDPKFFAAGKFHLGDPLTLILEGKRATFTIVGTAQNPEFIYAMRNAQDIYPDPSSFGIAYVPTASLKSLVKESGQVNDLIFSLKPGTDFTAVKNQLQTELAPYGVQSIIPREDQTSHFILNNELTQLKGTTKTLPVIFLGVAAIILYTMLRRLIEQQRVAIGTLKAFGHTNREIIFHYLSYPLLIGFIGGLMGGLTGIALSFPLTSLYEEFFALPGLQSSFSLKYLFWGIVLSLFFSLISGIRACLDILRLEPASAMRPPVPTAARKTPLEKVSLIWNSFSAQTQMGVRNTFRSPVRSMITVLALAVVYSMMAVSWSIQSMSDKLTTFQYEQVQTYDVKISMQAPSAMRAVRNTLAREPGVTEVDPVLEAPATIKNQWLEKEVVIMGLPRETTLYNILDQNENRVEVPESGILLSEHLADLLQVKTGDSVIVESSLNRELIADTPRTIAVQGIVPQYIGLNAFMDIDSLQDFLRQGEISTSMLIKIDPEQLSALKSKYRDAGQVATLESIQENAEKIKQMMESYNFTTYFLAVIAGIAGFALIYNSSIISLSERKRELASLSVLGLTPREILQVIISEQWTLSLSGILLGIPLAYALLAGMAKSLSTDLYSIPADLPPSALLWAAAGTVIFVWIAQNQTFRRIKSLPFVEILAVQE, from the coding sequence ATGGCTGTGCTGAACAGGAAAACGATCAGGGAAATTAAGGAGAACAGAGGTGTGTATTTCGCCTGCATGGTCGTGATCGCCATTGGGCTGATCGCTTATGCCTCTATGTCTATTGTTCTGGAAAATCTCCAACGCGCCCAAAATGTTTTTTATACAGAGACTCACTTTGCTGACGGCTTTATTCAATTGACCGGCTATCCTGAGAATAAGGTAAGCGGTCTTTCCCATATTTCCGGAATCGATGTGATCGAAGGACGGATCGTGAAAGATGTCCGTATTTTTGAAGAAAAAACCGATTCCAACCGCTCCCTGCGTTTGGTTTCTTTGAATACATCCGACCCTAAGCTTGATCTCGTTCACCTTTCCAGCGGCAGAATACCTGAGGATAATTCTGCCGAAATGCTTGTTGATCCAAAGTTTTTTGCGGCAGGCAAGTTTCATCTGGGTGATCCGCTTACTCTTATTTTGGAAGGCAAAAGGGCGACCTTCACCATTGTAGGCACTGCTCAGAATCCGGAGTTTATTTATGCTATGCGCAATGCTCAGGACATCTATCCCGATCCTTCATCCTTCGGTATTGCCTATGTTCCCACAGCTTCCCTCAAATCGCTTGTTAAAGAATCGGGGCAGGTCAATGATCTGATTTTCTCCTTAAAGCCGGGAACTGATTTTACGGCCGTGAAAAATCAGCTGCAGACTGAACTGGCTCCTTACGGTGTGCAAAGTATCATCCCCCGTGAAGATCAAACAAGCCACTTTATCCTGAACAATGAATTGACCCAGTTGAAGGGAACAACGAAAACCCTGCCGGTGATTTTCCTGGGAGTAGCGGCCATCATCCTCTATACCATGCTCAGAAGGCTGATTGAGCAGCAAAGAGTCGCCATCGGCACACTCAAGGCTTTTGGCCATACCAACAGGGAGATCATTTTCCACTACCTCTCTTATCCCTTGCTGATCGGCTTTATCGGCGGGTTAATGGGCGGCCTGACCGGTATTGCTTTATCCTTCCCTCTGACTTCTCTGTATGAGGAGTTCTTTGCCCTCCCCGGCCTGCAAAGCTCCTTTTCCCTGAAATATCTTTTTTGGGGAATCGTTCTCTCCCTCTTTTTCAGTTTGATCAGCGGCATCAGGGCCTGCCTGGATATCCTGCGCCTGGAACCGGCTTCGGCGATGCGTCCTCCTGTCCCCACCGCAGCCCGCAAGACTCCCCTCGAAAAAGTATCTTTGATCTGGAACAGCTTTTCCGCCCAAACCCAGATGGGGGTGCGCAATACTTTCCGTTCTCCCGTCAGAAGCATGATTACTGTGCTTGCTCTGGCAGTTGTCTACAGCATGATGGCGGTATCCTGGTCCATCCAGAGCATGTCGGATAAGCTGACCACTTTTCAGTATGAACAGGTTCAGACTTATGATGTCAAAATCTCCATGCAAGCCCCTTCCGCCATGCGCGCGGTAAGAAATACCCTGGCCCGTGAACCGGGCGTTACTGAGGTTGATCCTGTCCTGGAAGCGCCGGCCACAATCAAAAATCAATGGCTGGAAAAAGAAGTCGTCATTATGGGGCTTCCCCGGGAAACCACGCTGTACAATATTCTTGATCAAAATGAAAACCGGGTAGAGGTCCCCGAAAGCGGAATTCTGCTCTCCGAACATCTGGCGGACCTTCTTCAGGTGAAAACCGGGGATTCCGTTATTGTGGAAAGTTCCCTGAATCGAGAACTTATTGCTGATACTCCCCGTACGATAGCTGTCCAGGGTATTGTTCCTCAATACATCGGCCTCAATGCTTTCATGGACATTGATTCCCTGCAGGATTTTCTCCGGCAGGGTGAAATCAGTACTTCCATGCTGATAAAAATAGATCCTGAACAGTTAAGCGCCTTAAAAAGCAAGTACCGCGACGCCGGCCAGGTTGCCACGTTAGAATCCATTCAGGAAAATGCCGAGAAAATTAAGCAGATGATGGAATCCTACAACTTTACTACTTATTTTTTGGCGGTTATTGCCGGAATCGCCGGCTTTGCCCTGATTTATAATTCCAGTATCATTTCCCTTTCGGAAAGAAAAAGGGAATTGGCCTCTTTATCTGTTCTCGGTCTTACGCCCAGGGAAATATTGCAGGTGATTATCTCCGAACAGTGGACGCTCAGCCTGTCCGGAATTCTTTTGGGCATCCCTCTGGCTTATGCTCTGCTGGCCGGAATGGCCAAATCCTTAAGTACCGATCTCTACAGTATTCCGGCCGATCTGCCGCCTTCTGCTTTATTGTGGGCTGCCGCGGGGACGGTCATTTTTGTTTGGATCGCTCAAAACCAGACCTTCCGCAGGATCAAGTCCCTTCCTTTTGTCGAAATCCTTGCGGTTCAAGAATAA